The nucleotide sequence CTTAGCGCGTCGGTACGCGCTTGCAGATCGGACAGCGTGTTGCCGATCGCATTGATTTGTTCGATGTCCATGATTCGCTCGAATGGTGGAGCCCCCGAGAGGGGGCCCGAAGCCGGGTATTTTCTCATGCTGACGCGAACGGGCTCCCTAAGATGCCGGGATGCGTCCGAAACCGCCTGTCCCCGATGCGGGTTACCCCTCCGGTACCCCCGTCGGCAGCCCTTCCGGCACCCCCTCCGGCACCCCCTCCGGCACGATACGCGCCCGGCGCCGCTGGGTGCGCCGTGGGAACTGGCGGTTGACGCTGATGCTGCTCGTCGTGTGGGCGCTGGTGACCTTCGGGGTCGCTTACTTCGCGCGGGCGCTCAGCTTCGATTTCTTCGGCTGGCCGTTCAGCTTCTGGGTGGGGTCGCAGGGAGCGCTGATCGTGTACGTGGCGATCGTCGTCATCTACGCGACCGTCATGAACCGCCGGGAGGCGGAGGCAGGGGTGCAAGACCCGGCACCCTACTTCGACGACGTGGAGTCGAAACGGCCGGAGCGGGAGCGCTCCGGGCCGATCACGGGGTTCTGAAGACCGCCGATCTGCTCGGGCCTGGGCGTTGGCCGCCGAGGTATGGGGCCCCAGCCGCAAGGGCTGAAACCCCACACCTCACCGTCCCCGACCACTGCCGTCCTTCCACGGATCTGCTACCGAGGACTGCGGGTCAGAACGGGGAGCCGTCCTGCTTCGCGGCGGCGAGTTGCGCCTGAAGGTCCGCGACCTGCGCACGCAGCTTGATGTTCTCGTCCTGCAAAGCGCCGACCTGCGCACGCAGGAGGGCGACCGCCGGATCGGCTTCGAGTTCACCATCCTCGTTCGTCGGCACGCCCAGCAGCTCGACCGCCACTTCGGCGACCGCATCGCCCGCAGCCTTCTTGCCGACCTTGGACTCGCGCACGCGCTTGGCGGCCTGGCGCAATTCCTTCTTGCCGCCAGCAGCGGCAGCGGCCTGCTCTTCAGCGGGCAGATCGGAGATGACGGCGGCGGCGCTGATCGACACCTCGCCCGAGCGCACGGCGGCGACGAGTTCCGGCGCGGCGGCCTTCTGGATCTTCTCGATCTGCGTCACGGTGGCGCTGCTGATGCGCGCGGCGCGCGCGATGGCTTCGCGGCTCTTCAGCGGCGGGGCTTCGGGCACCGGCGCGGCGCTGGCGTCGGCGGCGGGCGCTTCAGGCGCCGGATCGTTGAGCACGGCCAGCCGGCGCGCTTCCATGATCTCCTTCTTGCGCAGGGCGAGCACGCCGCGCTGGAAGTCGGAGACGCTGCGGCGGCCCAGATGCTGGTCGATCATCCACAGGTGGACGTCCTCCATGGACTTGAAGCGGGTGTTCTGCACCGTCTGGAAGGGGATGCCGTGCTTGGTGCAGATGCCGTGGCGGTTGTGGCCGTCCACGAGGATGTCGCCCCAGAGCACTAGCGCGTCGCGGCAGCCCTCGGCGAGGATGCTGCGCTCGAGCGCGGCATGTTCGTCCTCGGTCAGGGGATCGATGTAGGCCTTGAGTTCTTCGGTGACGATGATGTTCATGGGGACGGGCAGCGGGACGGCAGGAAGGCGGAGCCGACAGGGCATGACCCGGTCGGCGAGGTATTCGGAAGGCGCAGCTTGCGCAGGATGTGCGATAGGCGCGCGGGTCGCACGGGCGACGGACGACGCCGGAAAAGGGCGGCATTCTGCCTGCCTCGCGACGCTACCCTGTCGCACACCGAGCACGAGCGTCGGATATCCCACGGAACCCACCCCCAGATGAGCGCCCCCAGATGAGCGAGATGAACGAAGCGATCCCCGCGCCGGTCGACCCGTTGTCCAGCGGCTGGGACTACCCGTCCCCCCATCGATTGACGGTGAGCCCCCAACCGGCGGACATCGACGGCCTGAATCACACCAACAACGCGGTCTACGTGAAGTGGTGCGAGCAGGTGGCGTGGTCGCACTCGGTGGCGCTGGGCCTGGACATCGAGGACTACCGCCGCCTTGACCGCGCGATGGCGATCCGCCATGGCGGCTACGACTACCTGCTGCCTTCCTTCGAGGGTGAAGCGCTGGTGCTGGGCACCTGGCTGACGGCGGGTGACGGCAAGCTCGCGATGGAACGCCGCTTCCAGCTGCGCCGCGCGAGCGACGGCCAGACGCTGATGCGCGGCCGCTGGGAGCTGGTCTGCATCGACATCAGCGGCGGCCGCCCGAAGCGGATGCCGCCGGAGTTCATCGCGGCGTATCAGGCAGCGGTCGTCGCTACGGACTAGCCGAGGAACTCCTGCACCGCCTGCGCCAGCGCCTCGGGCTGGTCGTGATGCATCATGTGCGCCGCATGCTGGAGCGTGACGCGCCGCAGGTCCTTCACGACGCCGAGCCGGCTCTCGAAATCCTCACGCGGATAACGATCGCCCCACCATTGCGAAAGCTTGGTCTCGCTGCCCTCAACCCACAGCGTCGGCGCCTCGATGCGCGACCAGCAGGCGAGGGCCTCGGCCTTCTTGTAGAGCACCGGATTGGTCCGCTTATGCGCGGGGTCGCCGAGGATGTGCCAGCGCCCGTCGTCGCCCTGCTGCGACCATTGCGGCGCGAGCCACGCGGCCTTGTCGGCGGAGAGCCTCGGATTCGTCTTCATCAGCCGCTGCGCCACGCCTTCGACGCTGTCGTAGGTCTTGAGGCTCTGCGGCTCCTTGAGCTCATCGAGCCAGCTCGCGAGCCGCGTCGGCGCCATGTCGGGCGTCGTCTCCGGCAGCCCGAAGCCCTCGAGGTTCACGAGCTTGCGCAGCCGCTGCGGCCGCACGCCGGCATAGGTCATCGCGATGTTGCCGCCCATGCTGTGGCCGAGCAGGTCCACAGGCGCATCCGGACTGACGGCGTCGAGCAACGCATCGAGATCGCCGAGGTAGTCGGGGAACCAGTACGCGTCGCCGCCGTTGGCGTCGGTGAGCCCGAAGCCACGCCAGTCGATGGCGACGACGCTGCGGTCTTCGCGGAACGCATCGACCATGAACTGGAACGACGCGCCGACGTCCATCCAGCCGTGGACCATCACGAGCAGCGGCCGTTGCCCATCAGGCTCCGGACCCCAGCGCAGCACGTGATGGCGCAGACCGCGCAGCGTCAGGAACTCGCTGCGATGCGGACGGCGGACGGAGTACTCAGTGGCGGGCGTAAGACTCGTGTCGGTGCTCATGAAGGGCGACTGTAGTGCGCTGCGGGGGAGGGCGCTTTCGCCATGGAGACAGTGTTCATTGCTTGCATTCGCAATGCGGATCACTTGGGAAAGAGCTCGCCGCAGGTGATGTCCGGCACGAACGCCAGAAACCTGTCGCGATCAGTCTGGTGGGCGAAGAGCCACTCGTTGAAGCCGAAGTTGTAGGCGATCTTGGCAAGCCACTCCGTCCGCCAATTGCCCTCATGGCCGTGATCTCCGGTCTCGCGGCAGACTGGATACGAAGAGTAGCTCTGGTAGCAAGGGCCCGAGGCTGAACCGAATTGTTCCCAGCACCAGCGGTTGGCGAAGTCCATTTCCGGATACCTCACCTGAAGCACCACGCTGTACGGAAACTCTGCCAGGCGGCGTTGTCGTTCCTCGGTCTCCGCGTCACGCCCCGCCTGGGCGTCGACTTCGCCTTCGGGGTAGACCTCGTCGAGGAATTCTTCGAATGTGGAGAGCATGGGCCGGCAGTCTAGGACCGCACCGCAGCGTAGATGCTGGTGCTTCTCGCGACGCCTTCAGGCGTGACGCGATCGTTGCGCAAGACGCCTTCCAGCTGCATGCCGATCGCTTCGCAGACGGCTCGGCTTCCCGCGTTGGCTTCGTCGGGAAATGCCTCGACGCGTCGCGCGCCGAGCCGGTCGAACGCGTAGCGCTTCAACGCCGAAGCGGCTTCGCTCATGAGGCCTTGACGCTGGCGACTGGCGCGGCACCAGAAGCCGAGTTCGAACTTGGGCACGACCCAGTCGATCGAATGCAGGCTGAGACTGGCCACGAGCGAGTCCTGCGCATCGAACGCCAAGTACACCAGCGCCGAGCGCTTGATGAACGCGGCGGCGCTCTCCCTGCAGTACACCTCGGAGGCGTCGACCGAAGGCTCGAACATGGCCCAGGGCAAGGACGCGGGCCAGGCTCTCAACGCATCGAGCGTTTCCACGACGGCCTCGTGGACGCGTGCACCGTCGCCGGGCCTCGGTATGCGGAGCAGCAGCCGGTCGGTCCTCAGTTCGGATGCGACTTCGCGAAGGATGGGGTCGAGAGGCATGGGACTGTCGAAGCTGGCGAGAATGAACCCCGAATCTTCACCGAATCCGGAACGTCTCCATGACCGCCACGCCCGATCCCTACACCCTCCGCCCCGCGCGCCCCGACGACCTGACCGCGATCGTCGGCCTGATCGGCGAGCTCGCCGATTTCGAGAGCCTCTCCCACCTGATGGACGTGACGCCCGAGAAGCTGCTCCCGCATCTCTTCGGCGAGCGCCCCGTCTGCGAGGCCATGGTCGCCGAGCACGACAGCGGCGCGGTCGTCGCCTTCGCGCTGACCTTCACCAACTTCTCGACCTTCCTCGGCAAGCCCGGGATGTACCTCGAGGACCTGTACGTGCAGCCCGCGCATCGCGGCGCGGGCCTGGGCAAGCGCATGCTGACGCGCCTGGCGCAGATCGCGATCGAGCGCGACTACGGCCGCTTCGAATGGTGCGTGCTCGACTGGAACGAGGACGCCATCCGCTTCTACGAGAAGATGGGCGCCACCATCATGCCGGACTGGCGCTTGTGCCGTCTTGCCGGCGATGCGCTCGCGCGCTTCAAGAGCTGATCAGCTCAGGCCGATCGCCTCGACCATCACTTCAACCAGTCGTTCAGCAGCTCCGGCGGACGCGCGATCAACGCGCGGTCGCCCTGAACGACGATCGCCCGCTGCAGCAACTTCGGACGATCCGCAACCGCCTGCAGCAGCTGCGTGTCGCTCAGCGAGGCGTCCGCCAGGTTGAGCTCGCGATAGTCGTCCTCGTTGTCGCGCACCATCGCGCGCACCGGCGTGCCGAGCTGGCGGTGCAGCGTCTGCAGCTCGGACAGCGTCAGCGGCGTCTCCAGATACTCGACGACCTCGGGCTGAAGGCCGCGGAACTCCAGCAGCGCGAGCGCCTCGCGCGACTTGGAGCAACGGGGGTTGTGCAGGATCTTGAGGCTCATGCGGACGAGTGTAGGAGGCGCGATCCAGATATCGATATGCGGATCGCCCGCCGTTTGACCATGCACCTCTGGCGGGCATCGGGATCGTCCGCAGGCACCGACCTGGCGCTACGGGCTTTCCATGACGACCGCCCCGGACCCGGTCGCTAGCATCCACGCTCTTGTTCCAGTCCAGGATGGAGACACGATGACCGGCAAGACCGTCAAGGAAGCCGGCCCGGCCAACGGCATGACCGTGCCACCCGCGGCGACCCGCGCCGCCCCCGATGCCTACGCGCTGATCCACGGCGCCTTCCGATGGCAGGTGCCCGAACGCCTGGCCATCGCCGAGCTCTGCTGCGGCCGCTGGGCGCGCGAGACGCCCGACGCGCCCGCCGTGTACTTCGACAGCGACAGCGGCTGCCGCGCGCAGTACTCCTTCGGACAACTGCAGCGCGCCGCCAACCGGCTCTCCAATGCGCTCAAGCGCCTGGGCGTCGAAGCAGGCGACCGCGTCGCGCTCGTGCTGCCGCAGCGCTTCGAGACCGCCGTCGCGCACATCGCCATC is from Mitsuaria sp. 7 and encodes:
- a CDS encoding DUF4212 domain-containing protein; the protein is MRRGNWRLTLMLLVVWALVTFGVAYFARALSFDFFGWPFSFWVGSQGALIVYVAIVVIYATVMNRREAEAGVQDPAPYFDDVESKRPERERSGPITGF
- a CDS encoding plasmid replication/partition related protein — translated: MNIIVTEELKAYIDPLTEDEHAALERSILAEGCRDALVLWGDILVDGHNRHGICTKHGIPFQTVQNTRFKSMEDVHLWMIDQHLGRRSVSDFQRGVLALRKKEIMEARRLAVLNDPAPEAPAADASAAPVPEAPPLKSREAIARAARISSATVTQIEKIQKAAAPELVAAVRSGEVSISAAAVISDLPAEEQAAAAAGGKKELRQAAKRVRESKVGKKAAGDAVAEVAVELLGVPTNEDGELEADPAVALLRAQVGALQDENIKLRAQVADLQAQLAAAKQDGSPF
- a CDS encoding thioesterase family protein — its product is MNEAIPAPVDPLSSGWDYPSPHRLTVSPQPADIDGLNHTNNAVYVKWCEQVAWSHSVALGLDIEDYRRLDRAMAIRHGGYDYLLPSFEGEALVLGTWLTAGDGKLAMERRFQLRRASDGQTLMRGRWELVCIDISGGRPKRMPPEFIAAYQAAVVATD
- a CDS encoding alpha/beta fold hydrolase yields the protein MSTDTSLTPATEYSVRRPHRSEFLTLRGLRHHVLRWGPEPDGQRPLLVMVHGWMDVGASFQFMVDAFREDRSVVAIDWRGFGLTDANGGDAYWFPDYLGDLDALLDAVSPDAPVDLLGHSMGGNIAMTYAGVRPQRLRKLVNLEGFGLPETTPDMAPTRLASWLDELKEPQSLKTYDSVEGVAQRLMKTNPRLSADKAAWLAPQWSQQGDDGRWHILGDPAHKRTNPVLYKKAEALACWSRIEAPTLWVEGSETKLSQWWGDRYPREDFESRLGVVKDLRRVTLQHAAHMMHHDQPEALAQAVQEFLG
- a CDS encoding GNAT family N-acetyltransferase, with product MPLDPILREVASELRTDRLLLRIPRPGDGARVHEAVVETLDALRAWPASLPWAMFEPSVDASEVYCRESAAAFIKRSALVYLAFDAQDSLVASLSLHSIDWVVPKFELGFWCRASRQRQGLMSEAASALKRYAFDRLGARRVEAFPDEANAGSRAVCEAIGMQLEGVLRNDRVTPEGVARSTSIYAAVRS
- a CDS encoding GNAT family N-acetyltransferase, with the protein product MTATPDPYTLRPARPDDLTAIVGLIGELADFESLSHLMDVTPEKLLPHLFGERPVCEAMVAEHDSGAVVAFALTFTNFSTFLGKPGMYLEDLYVQPAHRGAGLGKRMLTRLAQIAIERDYGRFEWCVLDWNEDAIRFYEKMGATIMPDWRLCRLAGDALARFKS
- the arsC gene encoding arsenate reductase (glutaredoxin) (This arsenate reductase requires both glutathione and glutaredoxin to convert arsenate to arsenite, after which the efflux transporter formed by ArsA and ArsB can extrude the arsenite from the cell, providing resistance.), whose amino-acid sequence is MSLKILHNPRCSKSREALALLEFRGLQPEVVEYLETPLTLSELQTLHRQLGTPVRAMVRDNEDDYRELNLADASLSDTQLLQAVADRPKLLQRAIVVQGDRALIARPPELLNDWLK